Genomic window (Haloferax sp. Atlit-12N):
AGCGTCGGTTCGTCCGTGTCGGTACCGACCGGGTCGTACTCGACGAGTTCGACGCGCACGTCGCCGCCGTCGAGGTGGGCGAACCGCGCCGAGGCACCGTCGACACCGACGGCGGTGGCGAATTCGTCGCCGCCGACTTCGAAGCGGGAGACGACCGGCAGGTCGAGCGCGTCGCGGTAGAATTCGAGCGTCGAATCGAGGTCGCGGACGGTGAGACCGACGTGGTGCGCGTTGGAGTTCACGGTTCGTCTGCGCGTGCAGAGACCCAAAGGCGCTTCGCTCGGAACGCGGTCGGCAGGCGGTGACCAACCGAGGCCGACCCGCGTTCGCTGGACAGTGCTTCTCGTGCGCGCCCGCGAGGCGCGACACGGGTCGGGCCCCGTCGCCCAGCAGAGACCGTATCGCATATACCCGCTGGGCCGCCCAGATAGGATACGATGGAACCGACAGGTGCGCGACGCGAGGTGGTGCGACCGTGAGCGAACCGTTCGTCGAATCGCTCCCCGGGCGGGCCGTCCCCAAGTCGTTCGTCGCCGAACTCGAGACGAAAGAGGCGATTCAACAGGCCGTCGCCGTCCGCGGTTACAACCTCGAACGCGACGGCGAGACGGTTCAGCACGCCTACCAACTGGTTGTGAACGTCCGCGGGAAATACATCCTCGGACTTCACCTCACGAACGGGACCTGGCGGGTCGTCTTCGACACCCGCGACTACCCGAAACTCGCACAGGAAGGCCCGCGCGCGGCCTACGAGGCCGTCCACGACGCACTCTACGAGCGCGCGCCTTCCGACGCGGAGATAGACTTCGAGTCGACGCCGCGGTTCTGGAACGCCACGCAGTAGGTCGTTCAGCGACGTTTTCGGCCGTCTTTCCTCTATTTACGACCGCGAACTACGCGCGTGTGAAGCGCGCGCGCCGCGGCGACGACCCGTCCACACCCACACCACCGTGTCCGCAGAAACTCGGGGTGTGAGGGTTTGAGCAGGCGCGTCGAGCGGGGGGTGAGACGAGTTCGAGCGTATAGCGCCTCGAAACGGCGGTTCAACACCGAACGTACCTGCCAATGGTATCCAGATGGGATGGAACAGCTTAAATCCCGAATTCTGGCTTTAGGAGCGCCCTAACCCGTCGAATAGACCGGTAAGTCGCTGCGAAATTAAATATATCCGGAACATACGGAAGGCCAACAGGAGCCGGAACATGTGGCCGCTCGAGGTCCCGTGTGGTGGGCACGAGGTGGGTCTGAGGCCGGTCCTGGGTAGAACAATGGATATCAAGAAATTCCTTAGCGAATCACGCGCAGTCTCGCCAGTCATCGGCGTCATCCTCATGGTCGCGATCACAGTCATCCTCGCGGCCGTCATCGGTACCTTCGTCCTCGGTCTCGGCGACCAGGTCGGCGACACCGCCCCGCAGGCGAGTTTCAGCTTCGAGTACGACGGTGCGCAGGAAATCACTATCACGCACGAAAGCGGTGACGCCATCGCCAGCGACGATCTGAGTGTCGCCATCCCGTCGGACATGACCGCACCAGGCGTGGTGAAAAACGACGGCGCTGACGACAACATGAACGCTGGTGAAACCATCGTTGTGACCCTTGATGGGTCCGAAACGCTCGACAACGGCGACGAAGTGCGCCTGGTCTGGACCTCCGAATCGGGCTCCAACTCCGCGACCCTGCAGAAGTACACCTACAACGCCTGAACGGTCCGCAGCGTCACAGCCAACGAACCTCAATTTTTTCGGATGTTACCCCGAGAGCGACAGCGTTCTCCGATTCTGGTACGGAACACGCATGAGACGTGAAACGTCTTCTCAATACTAGTTTATATCCTCGGAGAACGTCAGACTATCTGTTAGGTTAGCAGGCAAGCGTTCGAGGACCGATTCGAATTTTTCTCAACGGTCGCCTCTCGTCCGGCACACCTAGGAGAGACAACTATGCAAATCAAGAGAATCTTCACAGAATCCCGCGCAGTCTCGCCGGTCATCGGCGTCATCCTCATGGTCGCGATTACCGTCATTCTCGCGGCCGTCATCGGTACCTTCGTCCTCGGTCTCGGTGACCAAGTCGGCGACACCGCACCGCAGGCGAGTTTCAGTTTCAGCTACGATTCAACTAGTGGGTCCGAGGAACTGACAATTACTCATGAAAGCGGTGACGCAATCGATGAGGCCCGCATCGTGGTGACAGATGGTACGACTGAATACACATGGGATGAGAGCGACGACAAAATCCAAGCAGGTGATGATCGTTCCATTGCCCTTTCGTCCTCCCCCCTTTCCGGTGGTGAGACCTACCGCGTCGTCTGGACCTCGGAATCTGGCTCCAACTCCGCGACCCTCCAGAAGTGGACCTACAACGCCTGATGATAGAATCGGCGACGAGCCACACAACGCCTGATTCGGAATAACGATTTCTTTCGGAACTATCTCATAGAGAAACATCCACTTCGAACATATAGTATTGTATTTGTAGCACAAACTTATCTGCCCGAGGGCCGTACACTCAAACAGAGACCTCATGTCCAGCGACTCGCCCGCCGTCGCTTACCTCCGCGAGCACCGCGAGGACATCGTCGACCTCGCGGCGACGCTCGTCGGCCACGACACACAGAACCCCCCGGGAGACACACGGGAACTCGCGTCGTGGGTCGAATCGTTCTTCTCCGACCTCGGTATCGAGACCGAGCGAGTCGCCTCGGACCCGACGAAGCCGAACCTCGTAGCGACGCTCCCGGGTGCGACAGAGCGGACGCTCGCCCTGTTGGGGCACCTCGATACGATCCCGTTCAAGGCTGGCGAGTGGACGCGCGACCCGCTCGGCGAGCGGGAGGGAAACCGGCTCTACGGACGTGGCGCGACCGACATGAAAGGGACAATCGCCGCGATGCTCGCGGTGGCGGAGGCGTACGTCGAAACCGGGACGGTGCCGGCGACGAACCTCGTGTTCGCGTTCGTGAGCGACGAGGAAGTCGCCGGGAAGGCGGGGTTGCCGACGCTGCTAGACCGGCGCGGGCTCTCGGCCGACGCCTGCGTCATCGGCGAGACGACCTGCGAAGGCGACCGGCACTCGGTGACCGTCGCCGACCGCGGGAGCATCTGGCTAGAACTCGAAGCGACGGGGACCGCCGCCCACGGCTCCCGGCCGATGCTCGGCGAGAACGCGATTCACCGCCTCTACGGCGCCGTGAACGACATCGAATCGACGCTCGGAGACTATCGGTTCGAGTTCGACCCCGCGGTGCGGGCGCTCGTCGAGGAGTCCGCGGAGTACTACGCGCCGCAGTTTGGCGAGGATGCGGCGCGAGAGCTGTTCGAACGGCCGTCGGTAAATCTCGGCGTCCTCTCGGGCGGCGACCAGGTGAACGTCGTCCCCACCGCGGCGCGGGCGAAACTCGACATTCGCGTGACGGCGGGCGTCGAGACGGAAACGGTACTCGACGCCGTCCGGGAGGTGGTCGCCGGTCACGACGGCGTCGAAATCTCGGACGCGGACTGGTCAGTCGGGACGTTCGAGGACCCCGGCGGTCCGCTGGCAAACGCCGTGGGCTCGGTCGCGTCGGGCGTCACCGGCGGGCGCGTGTTCCGGCGAAGCGCGACCGGCGGCGGCGACGCGAAGCGGATGCGCAACGCGGGTGTCCCGACCGTCGAGTTCGGTCTGGGAACTGAGACGGCTCACGCGGCCGACGAGTTCACCACAGTCGGGGCGCTCGCCCGCAACGCCGAGGTGTACGCCCGACTCCCCGACGAGCTGTTGCGGCAATTCGATAGTGGTACCAGAACGTTTGATTCGACGGACGTGTCACCAGCAGGCACGACTCCTTCGCGGCGCGACCGACGAGAGAATGACGCACGATGACACCCGATAACGCGCGATGATATCCGATAACGCGCGATGATATCCGAGAACACACTATGACACCCGACGAACTCCGAACGACGATTCCAGCCCTCGACGAAGTCACGTATCTCAACACCGGCGCGCACGGCCCGAGCCCGCGCACCATCGTGGAGCGCGCGACCGAGTTCCTCGAATACCACGAGTACGACTCGCCGGGCGACGACGGCCCCTATCCGACCGCGTTCGACGCCTACGAGGCCGTCCGCGAGGATGTGGCTGCGTTCATCGGTGCCGAGACAGAGGAGGTGGCGCTGACCCAGAGCACCACCGACGGCATCAACCGCATCGCCACCGCGCTCGACTGGGAACCGGGCGACGTGGTCGTCCGAACCGACCTCGAACACCCGGCGGGCATCCTCCCGTGGCGGCGTCTGGAACGCGAGGGCGTGGAGGTCCGTGTCGTCGAGAGCAACGCGGGGCGACTCGATATGGACCAGTACACCGAAGCCGTCGCCGACGCCAAACTCGTCTGTTTCAGCGCCTTGACGTGGAACTACGGAACGCGACTCCCCGTGCGCGAACTCGCCGACATCGCCCGCGACGCCGGCGCGCTGTCGGTCGTCGACGCGGTCCAGTCGTTCGGCCAGTATCCCGTCGATGTAGAAGAGTGGGGAGCGGACATCGTCGCCGGCGCGGGCCACAAGTGGCTACTCGGGCCGTGGGGCGCGGGCTTCCTGTACGTCCGCCGCGACGTCGCCGAGGACATCGAACCGCACGCCGTCGGCTACCGCGGTGTCACGGAGCCGAACGCCGACGGCCTCGACTTCGCGCCGGGAGCCAAGCGTTTCGAGATCGGAACCACCAACCCCGCGCCGCACGTCGCGCTGCGAGAGGCGCTCGACATCGCCGAGCGCGTCGGTCTCGACCGGACCGAAGCGCACATTCGCAATCTCGCGAGCCGGTTCATCGAGGCCGTCCCAGAGGGGCGGCTGTTGAGCCCACACGACCCGGAATCGGGACTCGTCTCGTTCGAAGTCTCCGACCCGGAGGGGACGGTCGAGCGCCTCAAGTCGGCGGGCGTGGTCGTCCGAACGCTTCCCGAGCCGAAAGCGGTCCGCGCGTCGTTCCACAACTTCAACGACGAGTCGGACGTGGCGGCGCTTCGCGACGGACTCAACGGGGAGTGGTAGCTCCGGCGCTCGCAGGGCCGTCGAGAACGCGATTCGCGGGCGGTCGTTGACTCCCCCGCAGAATCTGCCTCGTCAGTGAACGTTCATGTCCGGCGAGAGGGAACCCCTGAGTATGCATCCCACGGCACGAAACTTCGCCGACCAAGTACGCGATTCTCACGGCTTCGAAGTGACTATCGAGGAGTTTCCGGAGGGGACCAAGACGGCCGACGACGCGGCCGCGGCCGTCGGCTGCGACGTCGCCCAAATCGTCAAGAGCATCGTGATGCGCGTCGGCGACGAGACGGTTGTCGTCCTCACGAGCGGCGCGAACCGCGTGGACGAAGCCACGCTCGCCTCCGAATTCGGCGTCGAACAAGGCTCAGTACGAAGCGCCAACCCCGGCGAGGTGAAAGAAGCGACCGGCTGGAGCATCGGCGGCGTGCCGCCGACCTGCCACGCGACCGACTGTCCCGTCCTCGCGGACCCGACGTTCGAGTCGTTCGACCGGATTTGGGCCGCCGCGGGAACCCCCGAGGCGGTGTTTCGACTCACGCCGGGTGACCTGCAGACACTTTCCGCGCCGCGATTCGTCGACGTGTTCGAGTGAGACGAGAGCGAAACGAGCGAACCTCCGGCAGGCGATCCGCACTCGCGCTCGCGTTCTATGTTGCTTGCCGGGCGCGACGAGAGCAACACCACTATGTCCGCTGTTCTGTTCTGTTCTGTTCTGTTCTGTTCCGTTCTGTCGGTACTAACTGAGAATCTGCAGAGAAAACGCGGAGCTATCGGAGAGCCACGGCTGGTTCGTCAGGCGAGATAAACTCTCCTTTCGGAGAAAATGATTACTGGATGTGGCCTTCGCGCCGGAGCTGGTCCGCGTCCTCGCCGGTGTATCGCCATTCGATGTTAGCTTTCTCGTCCTGCCAGTCCCACGGTTCGACGAGCACGACGTCGCCCTCGTTGATCCACGTGCGGTACTTCATGCGGCCGGGGATGCGGCCCATGCGGTTCTTTCCGTCTTCACAGCGGATTCGAACGTGATTGCCACCGTTGTGCTCTGTGACGACTGCGAACAGCTCGTTGTCGTTGGGCATTCGAAGGTTTCGACGCCCTTGATTTTCACTCACATTCTTGCTCGGACCCGGAGACGGATAACTTATCGGATACTCGTGATACCAAATGTCACGACATTGAAATCGCGGTGGTGACGGTTTCGAACACCACGTTGTCCGCTGTTTTCCGACAGATTGGCCGCCAATAGGGATTGGTTCGTGGTCACACACCACGTGGTTTCGCCCGAGGCCTCATTTTAGGATACCGGTCGTGGTCGGTCATCACCGAGTCGTCGCTGAAGCAGTCGGACGGGTCGCGGGGGGTCGAAGATTCCCCTGCAACACCACGATGTCCGCAGTTGTTCGTCGTCTTAGCCCCTGCAAAGACGCTTCCTCCGGGTCGTGAGGTTCCACCGAATCACGAAGGACAAACGTCGTCGGTAAACGAGGCGTCGGTAGACGTAGTCACTGCTACAGTATCACCGCTATCGCCGCCGCGGTTGTTCACGTCCCTCTCGGTCACGTGTTCTCTCTCGGAGCGCTCATAGGAGTCAAGCGGAGCGGGAACGAGAACCGAGAGTACGGATCGGGTGAGCAGGCGAACGAAGCGGTCGAGTCGACTCGGTCGTGTGAGAACCAACGACGCGTCTGTGTGGCAATCGTTTCAGTACGTGTTCAGTGGGTATTTCGTAGGAATTTGCGATTGGTGTTTGATTGGTAGTCGATTGGTTTGACGGTTGATACCCACACCACTTTGTCCGCTGTTCTCGGTGAGTGTGAACGTAGGGACGAGGCGGTCTGAAACGGGGAACACTCACACCACTTTGTCCGCTGTTCTCGGTGTGAGGCGGTACCCCCCGTCGTTGTGAATTGGTCCTCTGCCGTCGGTTTCCGATTAGTCGAGTTAGTTTAGATTTCTGCAGAGGTGAACGAAAGAAGTCGTCTCCAAACAGCCCTAATACAATTACTATAATTGCCTGTATTACGGACTTAGTTTAAGCTATAGTATATTAAATCTTTCTCTATACCAGGACACGCGGTTCCGTCCAGTTGTTCCACCGGTTACCTTCGTTTCCCAGAACAGCGGACAAAGTGGAGGGGGTGTGTTCCCGGCCGAGTATATAAAGAACGAGAACAGCGGACACTCCGGACGCGGTGGTTTTATCAATGAAGTGGTCGAACCGTGGTAGTATGCCCCTATTCGAGCGGGACACCGAGATCTATCGGGACCGGGACGCCCTTCGCGAGGACTACCAGCCCGAGGAACTCGTGGGGCGTGACGAGGAACTCCGCACTTTTCAGGCTGCGCTGCAACCGGTTATCAACGGCGAACAGCCCAACAACATCTTCCTCTACGGGAAGACCGGCGTCGGCAAGACCGCCGCGTCGCGGTACTTACTCGGGCACCTCCGCGAGGACGCGAGCCACTACGACGACATCGACCTCAGGGTCGTCTTCCTGAACTGCGACGGACTCACGAGTTCGTATCAGATCGCGACCCGACTCGTCAACGAGTTCCGGTCGGAGTCGAACCAGATCAGCACGACGGGCTACCCGCTCGGGTCCGTCTACGAGATGCTCTGGCAGGAACTCGACGACTGCGGCGGGACGATAATTATCGTCCTCGACGAAATCGACCACGTCAACGACGACAGTATCCTCTATCAACTCCCGCGGGCCCGGGCCAACGGGAACCTGGACGTCGCGAAAGTCGGTCTCATCGGCATCTCCAACGACTTCTCGTTCCGCGACGACCTCTCACCGAAGGTCAAAAGCTCCCTGTGCGAACAGGAGATTCACTTCCCCGCGTACAACGCCAAGAACCTCCGCGCTATCCTCGAACAGCGCGCCAAGGTTGCGTTCCGCGAGGGCGTCCTCGCCGACGAAGTGATTCCGCTCTGCGCCGCCTACGGCGCGAAAGACGCCGGTGACGCCCGCCAGTCGATCGACCTGTTGATGAAAGCCGGCGACCTGGCCCGCGACGACGACACCGACCGCATCGAGGAGGAACACGTGAAACGCGGTCGGCGCGCCCTCGAACGCGGCCGCATCAAAGAGGGAATCAACGGATTGACCGAACACGGTCACCTCGTCCTCTACTCGCTTCTGACGCTCGAGTTGGAAGACGAGACGCCGATTCGCTCCCGCGACGTTCGGCCCCGATACACCCGGTTTACCGAACTCGCCAACCGCGACCCGCTCGTCCCGCGACGGATGCGCGACCACCTCAGCGAGCTCGCGATGCTCGGAATCGTCTCCGTCACCGAGCGAAACGAGGGTCGACGCGGCGGGACGTACCGCGAGTACGCCCTCGATATGGACGTCGGGCTCATCGTCTCTGCCATGCGCGACACCATCGAACTCGTGGGCGTCCACGAGACGGTCGAACCCTTCCTCGACGGCGAGAAGACGAGCACGCTCGACGATTTCATCCAGCAGTAGGCGACCCGACTGAAATTACTGCGGACACGATGGTGTTAGTCTCGAGCCCACCTCCGTCAGAACGGCTCTCTGCCGTGTTTTGGAAGTGATTGCTACTTCGATTCGTTCCTCAGAAGCATGCGTTCGTTCGGATTCGCCGACCGATTTCGTTACCGATTTCCGACCGCTCGGAACACCACGATGTCCGCAGTAAATCGGCTATTTTCGCCGCTTGTTCGAACAGCGGACAGTGTGGTGTTCCGAACTCACGCGACCGACTATTCACCAGGTAGCGGCCATCTCAGCGGCTCGCTAGCCGTACAACAGCGGACATACCGGTGTTCGATGCCGTGTCTTTCCACGTTCGAAAGCGACGTTCACTCCGCGTCTGCGACAACAGCGGACGCCGCGGTACTCAGCCGTCGGTTTCTCCGTTCCGCTGTCGATTGTCATCGAGCGTTTCGATAACCGGCCAGCGGGCTGTCGATCTCGAACACCACGCTGTCCGCTGTTCTCCGGCTGTTCGAGTCGGTTTTTGCTCGACTCTTCGGCTTCTCACTCCTCGCGAGTTTCGAGGACGGCGTCGGCGATTTTCTCGGGATACTCGGCGGCGACGCGGACGAGAGCGTCGTGGAACTCGCGGCCGGTCAGGTCGCGAACGTCGTATTCTCGGCGGAGGTGCGATTCGACTTCGAACTCGGCGTCGTCCAGTCGGTCGAGCGTCGCGGTTCGGACGTAGATGCTTTTCGCGGTCGTCGCCTCGAACTCGAACGCCGGACCGCCCGCTGTCTCCGTCGTCTGCTCTGTCTCGTCGGTGCTTTCCGCGCCGTCTTCTTCCGCGGTCGACTCGGCCGCTTCCTCGGCCTCGTCGAGTTTGTCGCTTTCGTCGAGTTCGTCGCCTTCGTCTGGTTCCTCGCCTTCGTTACTTTCGCCGTCACCTCTCTGCTTCTCGTCGTCGCCGTCCGATTTCTCGCTCGCGTCTCCCGACTCGGACTCGTCCGCGGTCTCGGATTCGACCGGCGGTTCGGATTCCGACTTCTCGTCCCCGTCGGGGGCGTCTTCGTCCGGGAGCTGCTCGTCGTCGGGTTCTGCGTCTGATTCCGATTCCATCGCCTCGCCGAGGCCGGCGAACCGGTTTTCCTTAGGCATCGTCGGTTCCTCCGTGTTCGACGATTTCTGCGAGCTGGTCGAGTCGGTCGAGCATGTCGTTCGACGGGTCGTACTCCCGGAGGGTCTTCCCGTCGCGCCAGGCGCGACTGAACGCGATTCGGTGTCTGATTCCCGGCCCCTTGGAGTCGGGGTCGTCGAACAGGTCCGAGCGGGCGAACGGCGGGATGAACTGCTCGAAGGGGGAGTCTTCGAGGTCGCGGATGATGCGCTTTTCTTCGTTGTTCCCGGTGAGGTCGTTGGGGACGATAGCGAGAATGTCGAGGTCGACCTCGCGGCGAATCGGTCCGATCTGTTGTTCGAACATCCGCTCGAAGCCGCTCACGCTCGGCTCGCTCATGAGGAGCGGAACGACGACGTTCCCGGTTCCGATGAGCGCCGCGTCGGACAGCGGGCCGAGGCTCGGCGGCGAGTCGATAACGATGTGGTCGTAGTCGTCGTCCAAGAGCGGGTCGACGATTCGGCGGCGGACCCAGAGCACGCCGAACGTCGAGTTCCGGACTCGGTCTTCGATGTCGTCGAGGTCGACGTGGGCGGGAAGCACGTCGAAGCCCTCGCGATCGCGTATCACTTCGCGCACGTCCACGGGCTCGTCGTCGGTCAACACGTCGCCGATGTTCGGCTCCGACGACTCGTAGGCGTCTTTCATCCCGACGCCCTCGGTCGCGTTCCCCTGCTGGTCGAGGTCGACCAACAGCACGTCGTTCCCCCGCGCGGCGAGCGCGTCGGCGAGGTTGATGGCAATCGTCGTCTTTCCGACGCCGCCTTTCTGGAGCGAGACGCTCACGGCTCGCGACATCTATCGAGCCTCCTGCGGAGTGCGATGTTCACAAATTGTACACAGTCTACACTGTGTCTGCCGTTTGGGCGGTGCAAACTCCGTTTGAACTGTGGACTGTGCGGACATTTGAGGGACTTGAACGGACCTTCCGCGGCGTACCACATAATTTTATCCACGACTTTTGAACCGTTGGGACTGCTTCTACATTCTACAACTCCTACAATGTTTACAAATTTTAAAAATTGTACACTGTCGCCTGTCGGTATCCGGTGATTCGCCCGCGCTCTCAGTTTGTGGACCGTTTCAGCTTCGTCCAAGGCGTTCGGTTTCCAAACATCGCTCGCGCTCTGCGAAGCTTTCACACTGTGCGAATCTTTCGCGGTGTAGACTACCTCAACACTCCACACCCTCTATAATTCGTACAAATTCTACAATTTGTACATGTTCTACACGGTCTGGAGCTCGCAAGCAGTGCGAACTTCCTAGACGGTTTCAGATTCCTCCACTGTTCGAACCGTTTGGAGTGCTTCGGCAGTCTGCACTCTCTTCGCTGTTTCCACTGCGCTCGAAGTTCACGCTCTCCTCGCAGTTTGCACTGTCACCGCGGTTTACACCATCCTCGAAGTCTGCACTGTCACCGCGGTTTACACCATCCTCGCAGTCCGCCCGGTGTCGACTGTTCGAACTTCGTTCCGGCCGCCGCCCGATTCAAACTGAACCGAAGAAAGCGATATTCAGCGTCTCTCCCCCGCAGATACTGCGGACACAGTGGTGTTGTCCGTCGTCTCGGCTCAGTTGGCGAGCTTGTCGGCGAACTTCTCGCGGACCTTCTCGATTTTCGGGCTCGCGTGGAACTGGCAGTACGCGTCGTCGGGGTTCTTTTCGAAGTAGTCCTGATGGTACTCCTCGGCCTCGTAGAACGTCTCTAACGGAGCCAACTCCGTGACGACCTTGTCGTCGTACTCCTCGTCGAGGGCTTCGATGTAGGCCGACGCCTGTCGCTCCTGTTCGTCGTCGTGATAGAGGACGATAGAGCGGTACTGCGTTCCCACGTCGGGACCCTGTCGGTTGAGCTGTGTCGGGTCGTGGACCGCGAAGAACACCTCGAGCAGTTCGTCGTAGCCGACGGCCGCGGGGTCGTACTCTACCTGCACGACCTCGGCGTGGCCGGTGTTCCCCGAACAGACCTGCTCGTAGCTCGGGTTTTCCGTTTTCCCGCCGGCGTAGCCCGACGTGACTTCGCTGATTCCGTCGAGTTCCTTGAACGCGGCTTCGACACACCAGAAACAGCCGCCGCCGAACGTCGCAGTCTGTGT
Coding sequences:
- a CDS encoding VOC family protein; this translates as MNSNAHHVGLTVRDLDSTLEFYRDALDLPVVSRFEVGGDEFATAVGVDGASARFAHLDGGDVRVELVEYDPVGTDTDEPTLNRPGATHLGLSVDDVDAAVAELPSDAETLSEPQTTESGTRIAFVRDPEGNLVELLEA
- a CDS encoding type IV pilin, which translates into the protein MDIKKFLSESRAVSPVIGVILMVAITVILAAVIGTFVLGLGDQVGDTAPQASFSFEYDGAQEITITHESGDAIASDDLSVAIPSDMTAPGVVKNDGADDNMNAGETIVVTLDGSETLDNGDEVRLVWTSESGSNSATLQKYTYNA
- a CDS encoding type IV pilin → MQIKRIFTESRAVSPVIGVILMVAITVILAAVIGTFVLGLGDQVGDTAPQASFSFSYDSTSGSEELTITHESGDAIDEARIVVTDGTTEYTWDESDDKIQAGDDRSIALSSSPLSGGETYRVVWTSESGSNSATLQKWTYNA
- a CDS encoding M20 family metallopeptidase is translated as MSSDSPAVAYLREHREDIVDLAATLVGHDTQNPPGDTRELASWVESFFSDLGIETERVASDPTKPNLVATLPGATERTLALLGHLDTIPFKAGEWTRDPLGEREGNRLYGRGATDMKGTIAAMLAVAEAYVETGTVPATNLVFAFVSDEEVAGKAGLPTLLDRRGLSADACVIGETTCEGDRHSVTVADRGSIWLELEATGTAAHGSRPMLGENAIHRLYGAVNDIESTLGDYRFEFDPAVRALVEESAEYYAPQFGEDAARELFERPSVNLGVLSGGDQVNVVPTAARAKLDIRVTAGVETETVLDAVREVVAGHDGVEISDADWSVGTFEDPGGPLANAVGSVASGVTGGRVFRRSATGGGDAKRMRNAGVPTVEFGLGTETAHAADEFTTVGALARNAEVYARLPDELLRQFDSGTRTFDSTDVSPAGTTPSRRDRRENDAR
- a CDS encoding aminotransferase class V-fold PLP-dependent enzyme produces the protein MTPDELRTTIPALDEVTYLNTGAHGPSPRTIVERATEFLEYHEYDSPGDDGPYPTAFDAYEAVREDVAAFIGAETEEVALTQSTTDGINRIATALDWEPGDVVVRTDLEHPAGILPWRRLEREGVEVRVVESNAGRLDMDQYTEAVADAKLVCFSALTWNYGTRLPVRELADIARDAGALSVVDAVQSFGQYPVDVEEWGADIVAGAGHKWLLGPWGAGFLYVRRDVAEDIEPHAVGYRGVTEPNADGLDFAPGAKRFEIGTTNPAPHVALREALDIAERVGLDRTEAHIRNLASRFIEAVPEGRLLSPHDPESGLVSFEVSDPEGTVERLKSAGVVVRTLPEPKAVRASFHNFNDESDVAALRDGLNGEW
- a CDS encoding YbaK/EbsC family protein, encoding MHPTARNFADQVRDSHGFEVTIEEFPEGTKTADDAAAAVGCDVAQIVKSIVMRVGDETVVVLTSGANRVDEATLASEFGVEQGSVRSANPGEVKEATGWSIGGVPPTCHATDCPVLADPTFESFDRIWAAAGTPEAVFRLTPGDLQTLSAPRFVDVFE
- the eif1A gene encoding translation initiation factor eIF-1A — its product is MSENQGRRNLRMPNDNELFAVVTEHNGGNHVRIRCEDGKNRMGRIPGRMKYRTWINEGDVVLVEPWDWQDEKANIEWRYTGEDADQLRREGHIQ
- a CDS encoding orc1/cdc6 family replication initiation protein; translation: MPLFERDTEIYRDRDALREDYQPEELVGRDEELRTFQAALQPVINGEQPNNIFLYGKTGVGKTAASRYLLGHLREDASHYDDIDLRVVFLNCDGLTSSYQIATRLVNEFRSESNQISTTGYPLGSVYEMLWQELDDCGGTIIIVLDEIDHVNDDSILYQLPRARANGNLDVAKVGLIGISNDFSFRDDLSPKVKSSLCEQEIHFPAYNAKNLRAILEQRAKVAFREGVLADEVIPLCAAYGAKDAGDARQSIDLLMKAGDLARDDDTDRIEEEHVKRGRRALERGRIKEGINGLTEHGHLVLYSLLTLELEDETPIRSRDVRPRYTRFTELANRDPLVPRRMRDHLSELAMLGIVSVTERNEGRRGGTYREYALDMDVGLIVSAMRDTIELVGVHETVEPFLDGEKTSTLDDFIQQ
- a CDS encoding ParA family protein: MSRAVSVSLQKGGVGKTTIAINLADALAARGNDVLLVDLDQQGNATEGVGMKDAYESSEPNIGDVLTDDEPVDVREVIRDREGFDVLPAHVDLDDIEDRVRNSTFGVLWVRRRIVDPLLDDDYDHIVIDSPPSLGPLSDAALIGTGNVVVPLLMSEPSVSGFERMFEQQIGPIRREVDLDILAIVPNDLTGNNEEKRIIRDLEDSPFEQFIPPFARSDLFDDPDSKGPGIRHRIAFSRAWRDGKTLREYDPSNDMLDRLDQLAEIVEHGGTDDA
- the msrA gene encoding peptide-methionine (S)-S-oxide reductase MsrA encodes the protein MGSTQTATFGGGCFWCVEAAFKELDGISEVTSGYAGGKTENPSYEQVCSGNTGHAEVVQVEYDPAAVGYDELLEVFFAVHDPTQLNRQGPDVGTQYRSIVLYHDDEQERQASAYIEALDEEYDDKVVTELAPLETFYEAEEYHQDYFEKNPDDAYCQFHASPKIEKVREKFADKLAN